The following are encoded together in the Halopseudomonas salegens genome:
- a CDS encoding gamma-glutamyl-gamma-aminobutyrate hydrolase family protein produces MSATRKPLVGIPCCTTQQGLHPFHQVGDKYIMGVVDGADALPVLIPALGDQLVSDQLLERLDGLLITGSPSNVEPHHYNGPPSDPGTQHDPQRDATNLPLIRAAVERGLPVLAICRGFQEMNVVYGGSLHQKLHEVGGYQEHREDKSQTVEQQYGPAHAVNIEPEGWLARWTGLQTAMVNSLHTQGLDRLGDGLVVEARADDGLVEAFRVGDAAGFAFAVQWHPEWKVRENPFYQAIFTAFGDACRQWAAKRVS; encoded by the coding sequence ATGTCAGCCACACGTAAGCCGCTTGTCGGTATTCCTTGCTGCACTACGCAACAGGGTTTGCATCCCTTTCATCAGGTGGGTGACAAATACATCATGGGCGTGGTCGACGGAGCTGACGCTCTGCCGGTGCTGATTCCGGCGCTGGGCGATCAACTGGTCAGCGACCAGCTGCTGGAACGCCTGGATGGTCTGCTGATCACCGGCTCGCCGTCGAATGTCGAACCTCACCATTACAACGGCCCGCCGAGTGATCCGGGAACCCAGCATGATCCCCAGCGCGATGCCACCAACCTGCCGTTGATTCGTGCGGCGGTCGAGCGCGGGTTGCCGGTATTGGCCATTTGTCGCGGTTTCCAGGAAATGAATGTGGTCTACGGTGGCAGTCTGCATCAGAAGCTGCATGAAGTGGGCGGCTACCAGGAGCACCGCGAAGACAAGTCGCAAACGGTGGAACAGCAATATGGCCCTGCCCACGCGGTGAATATCGAACCGGAAGGGTGGTTGGCGCGCTGGACCGGGCTACAGACCGCCATGGTCAATAGTCTGCATACCCAGGGTCTTGACCGGCTGGGAGATGGCCTGGTGGTTGAAGCGCGTGCCGATGATGGTCTGGTGGAAGCCTTTCGTGTGGGTGATGCCGCTGGCTTTGCCTTTGCCGTGCAATGGCATCCGGAGTGGAAGGTGCGCGAGAATCCGTTTTACCAAGCCATATTTACTGCCTTTGGTGACGCCTGTCGCCAATGGGCTGCCAAGAGGGTGTCATGA
- a CDS encoding DUF4334 domain-containing protein: MLKKLTRLTAVAVMASATSLPLLADSPEEQLLAKIESGEAYSVDTLMPLFKQLEPVDLDFMLGSWKGGKFDGGEPDPINWYGKRFTSPNDVEPLLVRDDEGQVVTYDKLGAAQMRMMEFDGVSSAALIYDRQPIMDYFRKINDDVIIGLGDIKGQPLSFFFWLEREAAD; the protein is encoded by the coding sequence ATGCTTAAAAAACTGACCCGTCTTACTGCTGTCGCTGTCATGGCTAGCGCAACCAGCCTGCCCTTGTTGGCCGATAGCCCCGAAGAACAACTGCTGGCCAAAATCGAAAGCGGCGAAGCCTATTCCGTCGACACCCTGATGCCCCTGTTCAAACAGCTTGAACCGGTTGATCTGGACTTTATGCTCGGTAGTTGGAAAGGCGGCAAATTTGATGGCGGAGAGCCGGACCCGATCAACTGGTACGGCAAGCGCTTCACATCCCCCAATGATGTTGAACCCCTGCTGGTGCGTGACGACGAAGGCCAGGTGGTTACCTACGATAAGCTCGGTGCAGCCCAGATGCGCATGATGGAATTCGACGGCGTCAGCTCCGCAGCACTGATCTACGACCGTCAGCCGATCATGGATTATTTCCGCAAGATCAATGATGACGTCATCATCGGCTTGGGCGATATCAAGGGTCAGCCGCTGAGTTTCTTTTTCTGGCTTGAACGCGAAGCGGCGGATTGA
- a CDS encoding TetR/AcrR family transcriptional regulator: MTSQSTAKKPGKPRIKDKRAAILRAALEVFAEGGVNGVPMPVLAERASVGTGTIYRYFVSKEALVNELFRELKHTVTRRFFADIGPEVEPHVAFDLVWQRMIEFTREDPAAYRFLELQDHRPYLDDRSRTLDRKQLRNVVAHYRSYQNQGIFRQDIRPEVLLSLVWGAFVNLVRAERDGYIELSQQDIDSARDACWSLCTG, encoded by the coding sequence ATGACTTCACAATCGACAGCAAAAAAACCAGGCAAACCCCGCATCAAGGACAAGCGTGCAGCCATCTTGCGCGCCGCCCTTGAGGTATTTGCCGAGGGCGGTGTCAATGGTGTGCCCATGCCGGTACTGGCCGAGCGAGCCAGTGTGGGTACCGGTACCATTTACCGCTACTTCGTCAGCAAGGAAGCGCTGGTCAATGAGCTGTTTCGTGAACTGAAGCATACGGTTACCCGGCGCTTTTTTGCTGACATTGGTCCTGAGGTGGAGCCGCATGTTGCCTTTGATCTGGTCTGGCAACGCATGATCGAGTTCACGCGAGAAGATCCAGCGGCTTACCGCTTTCTCGAGTTGCAGGATCATCGCCCATATCTGGATGACCGCAGCCGCACCCTCGACCGCAAGCAATTGCGCAACGTGGTGGCGCATTATCGCAGTTATCAGAACCAGGGCATCTTCCGTCAGGATATTCGGCCGGAGGTTTTGCTGTCACTGGTCTGGGGTGCCTTTGTCAATCTGGTACGCGCCGAGCGCGATGGTTACATCGAGCTCAGCCAACAGGACATTGACTCTGCCCGCGATGCCTGCTGGAGCTTGTGCACTGGCTGA
- a CDS encoding ABC transporter ATP-binding protein — protein sequence MVGAVGAMKQAQEKAGAVEFVRIEGVSKQFDDALAVDDVNLSINRGEIFALLGGSGSGKSTLLRMLAGFERPSKGRVFLDGQDITDLPPYQRPINMMFQSYALFPHMTVAQNIAFGLKQDRMRRADVDARVAEMLKLVQMSEYAKRKPHQLSGGQRQRVALARSLAKSPKLLLLDEPMGALDKKLRSQMQLELVEIIERVGVTCIMVTHDQEEAMTMAQRIAIMHQGWIAQVGSPVDIYESPNSRHVAEFIGSVNVFEGELVADMEDHAIIQSPQLDRPIYIGHGVSTRAEDKWVTYALRPEKVFMSLVQPDGEYNWAHGIVHDIAYLGGHSVYYLKLDSGQIVQAFVPNTERRLPRPTWDDPVFISWEDGAGVVLQA from the coding sequence ATGGTAGGTGCAGTAGGGGCAATGAAGCAGGCGCAGGAAAAGGCCGGCGCGGTCGAGTTCGTGCGCATTGAGGGAGTCAGCAAGCAATTCGATGACGCCCTGGCCGTAGATGATGTCAATCTGAGTATCAACCGTGGCGAGATTTTTGCCCTGCTCGGCGGCTCGGGCTCGGGCAAGTCCACCTTGCTGCGCATGCTGGCCGGCTTCGAGCGGCCCAGCAAGGGCCGGGTATTTCTCGACGGTCAGGATATTACCGATTTGCCGCCCTACCAGCGGCCGATCAATATGATGTTTCAGTCTTATGCGCTGTTTCCGCACATGACGGTCGCGCAGAATATTGCCTTTGGCCTCAAGCAGGACCGCATGCGTCGGGCGGATGTGGATGCGCGCGTCGCGGAGATGCTCAAGCTGGTGCAGATGAGCGAATATGCCAAACGCAAACCGCATCAGCTGTCCGGTGGTCAGCGTCAGCGTGTGGCACTGGCACGTTCGTTGGCAAAAAGCCCCAAACTGTTGCTGCTGGATGAGCCCATGGGGGCGCTGGACAAGAAACTGCGCAGTCAGATGCAGCTGGAGCTGGTGGAAATTATCGAACGCGTGGGCGTGACCTGCATCATGGTGACCCATGATCAGGAAGAGGCCATGACCATGGCCCAGCGCATCGCCATCATGCATCAGGGCTGGATTGCCCAGGTCGGCAGTCCGGTGGATATCTATGAAAGCCCGAACAGTCGGCATGTCGCCGAATTCATTGGCAGCGTCAATGTGTTTGAGGGCGAGCTGGTCGCTGATATGGAAGACCATGCGATCATCCAGAGCCCACAGCTGGACCGGCCCATCTATATCGGTCACGGCGTCAGTACCCGAGCTGAAGACAAGTGGGTGACCTATGCCCTGCGCCCGGAAAAGGTCTTCATGAGTCTGGTGCAACCGGATGGCGAGTACAACTGGGCCCATGGCATCGTGCATGATATCGCCTATCTCGGCGGCCATTCAGTGTATTATCTCAAGCTGGACAGCGGTCAGATTGTGCAGGCCTTTGTGCCCAATACCGAGCGCCGATTGCCACGCCCGACCTGGGATGATCCGGTATTCATCAGCTGGGAAGACGGTGCCGGCGTGGTGCTGCAGGCATGA
- a CDS encoding glutamine synthetase family protein, whose amino-acid sequence MNGIVRGKRIDRSALIKVYEKGISLPASIFALNIQGTTVEETGLGLEIGDADRICLPIPGTLKVEPWQKRPTGQLLMTMYELDRETPFFADPRFVLQQAVDRFQALDLTVVSAFELEFYLIDQENISGRPQPPRSPISGKRPNSVQVYSIDDLDEYAEFLEDVIEAAHEQGIPADAIVAESAPGQFEVNLRHVDDPVQACDFSVLLKRVIKSVAYDHEMDTTFMAKPYYDQAGNGMHVHISLLDKDGKNIFAPDADGNLSDMLRWAIGGMLESLPQYMAFLCPNVNSYRRFSPSFFVPCAPTWGLDNRTVAVRVPTGDPEAMRIENRLAGADANPYLLMAALLSAIHHGISNRIDPPPMTEGNAYDQHEASLPTNLRDALRELEHSPVMQQYIGEEYLDVFVLCKENELAEFEQTISDLEYMWYLHTV is encoded by the coding sequence ATGAACGGCATCGTCCGCGGCAAGCGTATTGACCGTTCAGCACTGATCAAGGTCTATGAAAAAGGCATTTCATTGCCCGCTTCCATCTTTGCCCTGAATATTCAGGGCACTACCGTGGAAGAAACCGGCCTGGGGCTGGAAATTGGCGATGCTGATCGCATTTGCCTGCCGATTCCCGGCACATTGAAGGTCGAGCCCTGGCAGAAACGCCCGACGGGCCAGCTGCTGATGACCATGTACGAACTGGACCGCGAAACGCCTTTCTTTGCCGACCCGCGTTTTGTGCTACAACAGGCCGTCGATCGCTTTCAGGCGCTGGACCTGACTGTGGTGTCAGCCTTCGAGCTGGAGTTTTACCTGATCGACCAGGAAAACATCAGTGGCCGCCCGCAGCCGCCACGCTCGCCGATCTCCGGCAAACGGCCCAACTCGGTGCAGGTCTATTCCATCGATGATCTGGACGAATACGCCGAATTTCTCGAGGACGTCATCGAAGCTGCCCACGAGCAGGGCATCCCCGCTGACGCCATCGTCGCCGAATCCGCCCCCGGGCAGTTTGAAGTCAACCTGCGCCATGTAGATGACCCGGTGCAGGCCTGTGATTTCAGCGTGCTGCTCAAGCGCGTGATCAAGAGCGTTGCCTATGACCATGAAATGGACACCACCTTCATGGCCAAGCCCTATTACGATCAGGCCGGCAATGGCATGCATGTGCATATCAGCCTGCTGGATAAAGACGGCAAAAACATCTTTGCTCCGGATGCCGATGGCAACCTGAGCGACATGTTGCGCTGGGCGATTGGTGGCATGCTGGAAAGTCTGCCGCAGTACATGGCGTTTCTCTGCCCCAACGTCAACTCGTACCGCCGCTTCAGCCCCAGCTTTTTCGTGCCCTGCGCACCGACCTGGGGCCTGGACAACCGCACCGTGGCAGTACGCGTGCCGACCGGTGACCCGGAAGCCATGCGTATCGAGAACCGCCTCGCCGGTGCCGACGCCAACCCCTACCTGTTGATGGCTGCGCTACTGTCTGCCATACACCATGGCATCAGCAACCGCATTGATCCGCCACCGATGACCGAAGGCAACGCCTACGATCAGCATGAGGCCTCACTGCCGACCAACCTGCGCGACGCCCTGCGCGAGCTGGAGCACTCCCCGGTGATGCAGCAATACATCGGCGAGGAATACCTCGACGTCTTTGTGCTGTGCAAGGAAAACGAGCTGGCCGAGTTTGAACAGACCATCTCCGACCTCGAATACATGTGGTACCTGCATACGGTGTAA
- the aguB gene encoding N-carbamoylputrescine amidase yields MSRPVTVAATQMSCSWDRADNLAKAERLVRQAASQGAQIILIQELFETPYFCQKPNADYLQLATSAEDNPAIRHFQAVAKELKVVLPISFFELAGRARFNSVAIIDADGSNLGIYRKSHIPDGPGYHEKYYFNPGDTGFKVWQTRYARIGVGICWDQWFPESARAMALQGAELLFYPTAIGSEPHDHSINSREHWQRVQQGHAGANLMPLIASNRIGREEQDDYDITFYGSSFIADQFGAKVQELDQQEEGVLVQRFDLDELEHIRSAWGVFRDRRPNLYGPLKSLDGSLES; encoded by the coding sequence ATGTCCCGACCCGTTACCGTTGCCGCCACCCAGATGAGCTGTTCCTGGGATCGCGCCGATAATCTGGCCAAGGCCGAACGGCTGGTGCGTCAGGCGGCCAGCCAGGGCGCGCAGATCATTCTGATCCAGGAACTGTTCGAGACGCCCTATTTCTGCCAGAAACCCAATGCGGACTATCTGCAACTGGCGACCAGCGCGGAAGACAACCCGGCAATCCGGCACTTTCAGGCGGTGGCCAAAGAACTCAAGGTGGTGCTGCCGATCAGTTTTTTCGAGCTGGCCGGACGCGCGCGCTTCAACAGCGTGGCCATCATTGATGCCGACGGCAGCAATCTGGGTATCTACCGCAAGAGCCATATTCCGGATGGCCCCGGCTATCACGAGAAGTATTACTTCAATCCCGGTGATACCGGTTTCAAGGTCTGGCAAACGCGCTATGCCAGGATCGGCGTGGGTATCTGCTGGGACCAATGGTTCCCGGAATCAGCCCGCGCCATGGCGCTGCAAGGGGCCGAGCTGCTGTTCTACCCGACCGCCATCGGCAGTGAACCGCATGACCACTCGATCAATTCCCGTGAGCATTGGCAGCGCGTGCAGCAGGGCCATGCCGGGGCCAACCTGATGCCGTTGATTGCCAGCAACCGTATTGGCCGTGAAGAGCAGGACGATTACGACATTACCTTCTACGGCAGCTCCTTTATTGCCGATCAGTTCGGCGCCAAGGTGCAGGAACTGGACCAGCAGGAAGAGGGCGTGCTGGTGCAGCGCTTTGATCTGGATGAACTGGAGCATATCCGCAGCGCCTGGGGTGTGTTCCGCGACCGCCGGCCAAACCTCTATGGCCCGCTGAAATCGCTGGATGGCAGCCTGGAATCCTGA
- a CDS encoding aspartate aminotransferase family protein, with protein MIQPPPLNTAELQAMDRAHYLHPFTDHKALGAQGTRIIERAEGIWLWDSDGNRILDAMAGLWCVNVGYGRTELAEAAYRQMLELPYYNSFFQCANPPAVRLASAIADIAPAHMNRVFFAGSGSEANDTVLRMVRRYWDLKGQPQKKTVIGRINGYHGSTVAGASLGGMKPMHAQGDLPIPGIVHIPQPYWFGEGGEQSPEDFGIWAAQQLEAKILELGVDQVAAFIAEPIQGAGGVIVPPATYWPEVKRILDAYEILLVVDEVICGFGRTGEWFGSQYYDLTPDLMPIAKGMTSGYLPMGGVIVSDRVADTLIEEGGEFFHGYTYSGHPVAAAVGLENLRILRDERIVDYVRKDAAPYLQERIAGLIDHPLVGEVRGVGLLGALELVSDKTRRARFAGDGRAGGLCRDICVRNGLVMRAVGDTMIMSPPLIISRAEIDQLVELIWRCLDLTAAALKE; from the coding sequence ATGATACAGCCACCACCACTGAATACCGCCGAATTGCAGGCCATGGACCGGGCGCATTATCTGCACCCCTTTACCGACCACAAGGCGCTGGGCGCGCAAGGTACGCGGATTATCGAGCGTGCCGAGGGTATCTGGTTGTGGGACAGCGACGGCAACCGCATTCTCGACGCCATGGCCGGGCTCTGGTGCGTAAATGTCGGCTATGGTCGCACCGAGCTTGCCGAAGCGGCCTATCGGCAAATGCTGGAGCTGCCCTATTACAACAGTTTTTTCCAGTGCGCCAACCCGCCTGCGGTACGCCTGGCCAGTGCGATTGCGGACATTGCCCCGGCACATATGAACCGCGTGTTCTTTGCCGGCTCGGGCTCTGAGGCCAACGATACGGTATTGCGCATGGTGCGGCGTTACTGGGATCTGAAGGGGCAGCCACAGAAGAAAACCGTGATCGGACGCATCAATGGCTATCACGGCTCGACTGTCGCCGGCGCCAGTCTGGGCGGCATGAAACCCATGCATGCCCAGGGAGACCTGCCGATTCCGGGCATCGTGCATATTCCGCAGCCATACTGGTTTGGTGAAGGGGGCGAGCAGAGCCCGGAGGACTTCGGTATCTGGGCGGCGCAGCAACTGGAAGCGAAGATTCTGGAACTCGGTGTCGATCAGGTCGCCGCCTTTATTGCCGAGCCGATTCAGGGCGCAGGCGGGGTGATTGTTCCGCCAGCGACCTACTGGCCGGAGGTCAAACGCATCCTCGACGCCTACGAGATCCTGCTGGTGGTCGACGAAGTGATTTGCGGCTTCGGTCGCACCGGCGAGTGGTTTGGTAGTCAATACTACGACCTGACCCCGGATCTGATGCCCATTGCCAAGGGTATGACTTCGGGCTACCTGCCGATGGGTGGCGTGATTGTCAGTGACCGGGTGGCGGATACCCTGATCGAGGAAGGTGGCGAGTTTTTCCATGGCTATACCTATTCAGGGCACCCGGTAGCGGCAGCGGTCGGCCTGGAAAACCTGCGCATCCTGCGTGATGAGCGAATTGTCGATTATGTACGCAAGGATGCGGCACCTTACTTGCAAGAAAGAATCGCTGGCTTGATTGACCACCCATTGGTGGGTGAGGTGCGGGGTGTCGGTCTGCTCGGTGCCCTTGAATTGGTCAGTGACAAGACCCGTCGTGCCCGCTTTGCGGGCGATGGCCGAGCCGGTGGCCTGTGCCGTGATATCTGTGTACGCAACGGGCTGGTGATGCGGGCGGTCGGTGACACCATGATCATGTCACCTCCGCTGATTATCAGCCGCGCTGAAATCGATCAGCTGGTTGAGCTGATCTGGCGTTGCCTGGACTTGACGGCGGCAGCGCTGAAGGAATAG
- a CDS encoding ABC transporter permease subunit has product MRALLARVLPSGRAWVISVPFVWLLLFFLLPFAIVLKISFSAAAIAIPPYQPLLEYSQQTLNVVLNLGNYIFLSQDGLYLAAYLSSLKIALFTTLICLFLGYPMAYAIARAPRERQLVYLLLIIMPTWTAILIRVYAWMGILSSSGLLNNTLLSLGLIAEPLQILNTNVAVYIGLVYAYLPFMILPLYANLVKHDNTLLEAAMDLGAGRIKAFWRVTVPLSKGGIITGAMLVFIPVVGEFVVPELLGGPETLMIGKVLWQEFFNNRDWPVAAALAVIMLLILIVPITLFHYAQAREMEKNE; this is encoded by the coding sequence ATGAGGGCATTACTGGCGCGGGTTCTGCCCAGTGGCCGTGCCTGGGTTATCAGTGTGCCCTTTGTCTGGTTGCTGCTGTTTTTCCTGCTGCCCTTCGCCATCGTGCTCAAGATCAGTTTTTCCGCTGCGGCAATTGCCATACCGCCGTATCAGCCGTTACTGGAATACAGCCAGCAAACGTTGAATGTGGTGCTCAATCTGGGCAACTACATTTTCCTCAGTCAGGATGGCCTGTACCTTGCCGCCTATCTGAGCTCATTGAAGATCGCCCTGTTCACCACCCTGATCTGCCTTTTTCTCGGCTACCCGATGGCTTATGCGATTGCCCGCGCGCCACGTGAACGGCAACTGGTGTATCTGCTGCTGATCATCATGCCGACCTGGACCGCGATCCTGATCCGTGTATACGCCTGGATGGGAATTCTCAGCAGTAGCGGTCTGCTCAACAATACCCTGCTGTCGCTGGGGCTGATTGCTGAGCCGCTGCAGATCCTGAATACCAATGTGGCGGTATATATCGGCCTGGTCTACGCCTATCTGCCGTTCATGATACTGCCGCTGTATGCCAACCTGGTGAAGCATGACAACACCTTGCTGGAAGCGGCAATGGATCTGGGCGCAGGGCGCATCAAGGCGTTCTGGCGGGTCACTGTGCCATTGTCCAAGGGCGGCATCATCACCGGTGCCATGCTGGTGTTCATCCCGGTGGTGGGTGAGTTCGTCGTCCCCGAGCTGCTCGGCGGCCCGGAAACCCTGATGATCGGCAAGGTGCTCTGGCAGGAGTTCTTCAATAACCGGGACTGGCCGGTGGCGGCAGCATTGGCAGTCATTATGCTGTTGATCCTGATTGTACCCATTACCCTCTTCCATTATGCGCAGGCACGGGAAATGGAGAAGAACGAATGA
- a CDS encoding polyamine ABC transporter substrate-binding protein has protein sequence MKVLTQKTLLAVATAGLMAGSLSAQAAGELKIFNWSDYIAEDTIANFEEETGIKVTYDVYDSNEMLEARLLTGRSGFDIVVPSNNFLTRQIGAGVYQKLDHSKLPNMKNLDPALLDDLESVDAGNAHSVPYLWGTNGIGYNVDKVTAILGDDAPVDSWDLVFKPEIVSQLADCGVTMLDSGDEMLPVALNYLGLDPNSTDSEDIAKATEVLMDVRPHITYFHSSRYISDLANGEICVAVGYSGDIFQAADRADEAENDVNIGYIIPKEGTTLWFDMLAIPADAPNPENAHTFINYILRPEVIVPITEYVVYANPNKASNELLDPEILANEEVYPTDEVMEKLFVVVPRPQATQREVTRSWNRVKSGR, from the coding sequence ATGAAAGTGTTGACCCAAAAGACCTTGTTGGCGGTAGCCACTGCCGGCCTAATGGCCGGTTCGTTGAGTGCGCAGGCAGCTGGTGAACTGAAAATCTTCAATTGGTCGGATTACATTGCCGAAGACACCATTGCCAACTTCGAAGAAGAAACCGGCATCAAGGTAACCTACGACGTGTATGACTCCAATGAAATGCTTGAGGCGCGTCTGCTGACCGGCCGCTCCGGCTTTGACATTGTGGTGCCGTCGAACAATTTCCTGACCCGGCAGATTGGCGCCGGGGTGTATCAGAAGCTCGATCACAGCAAACTGCCGAACATGAAGAATCTCGACCCGGCCCTGCTGGATGATCTGGAAAGTGTGGATGCCGGCAATGCCCACTCGGTGCCTTACCTCTGGGGCACAAATGGTATTGGTTACAACGTCGACAAGGTGACGGCCATTCTGGGTGACGATGCCCCGGTTGATTCCTGGGATCTGGTATTCAAGCCGGAGATTGTCAGTCAGCTGGCCGATTGCGGCGTGACCATGCTGGATTCCGGGGATGAAATGCTGCCAGTGGCGCTCAATTACCTGGGTCTGGACCCGAACAGTACCGATAGTGAAGATATTGCCAAGGCCACGGAAGTGCTCATGGATGTGCGTCCACACATCACCTACTTCCACTCCTCGCGCTATATCTCCGACCTGGCCAATGGCGAGATCTGTGTTGCCGTCGGTTATTCCGGTGATATCTTCCAGGCTGCTGACCGCGCCGACGAAGCGGAAAACGACGTCAATATCGGCTACATCATCCCCAAGGAAGGCACCACGCTGTGGTTCGATATGCTGGCCATCCCGGCGGATGCTCCGAACCCCGAGAACGCGCATACCTTCATCAACTACATCCTGCGCCCGGAAGTGATCGTGCCGATCACCGAGTATGTGGTGTATGCCAACCCCAACAAGGCCTCCAACGAGCTGCTCGATCCCGAGATTCTGGCCAATGAAGAGGTCTATCCGACCGATGAAGTAATGGAGAAGCTGTTTGTTGTGGTACCCCGCCCGCAGGCAACCCAGCGGGAAGTCACCCGGTCCTGGAACCGCGTCAAGTCTGGCCGTTGA
- a CDS encoding glutamine synthetase family protein produces MNKIEDWLKEHKITEVECMVSDLTGIARGKIAPTVKFISEKGMRLPESILLQSVTGDYVDDDIYYELLDPADIDMICKPDENAIYLVPWALEPTAQIIHDTYDKRGNPIDMSPRNLLKKVLKLYADKGWQPMVAPEMEFYLTRRNEDPDLPLQPPIGRSGRQETGRQSFSIDAANEFDPLFEDMYDWCEAQGLDLDTLIHEEGTAQMEINFRHGDPLQLADQVLVFKRTMREAALKHDMTATFMAKPITNEPGSAMHLHQSIIDRKTGKNLFSNPDGSMSELFLHHLGGLQRYIPEVLPLFAPNVNSFRRFLPDTSAPVNVEWGEENRTAGLRVPDSDAQNRRVENRLPGADANPYIAIAASLLCGYLGMISQIPPSPPVKGRAYERRNLLLPLTLESALERMEQCLAVQEYLGENFCRGYVAVKRVEHENYKRVISSWEREFLLLSV; encoded by the coding sequence ATGAACAAGATCGAAGACTGGCTTAAAGAGCACAAGATTACCGAGGTGGAATGCATGGTCAGCGACCTGACCGGGATTGCCCGCGGCAAGATTGCGCCCACGGTCAAGTTCATCTCCGAGAAGGGTATGCGCCTGCCGGAAAGTATCCTGCTGCAATCGGTCACCGGCGATTATGTCGACGACGACATCTACTACGAGTTGCTCGATCCGGCGGATATCGACATGATCTGCAAGCCGGACGAAAACGCCATCTACCTGGTGCCCTGGGCGCTGGAGCCGACCGCGCAGATTATCCATGACACCTACGACAAGCGTGGCAATCCGATCGATATGTCGCCACGCAATCTGTTGAAAAAGGTGCTCAAGCTGTATGCCGACAAGGGTTGGCAGCCAATGGTCGCGCCGGAAATGGAGTTCTATCTGACCCGGCGCAATGAAGACCCGGACCTGCCCTTGCAGCCCCCGATTGGCCGTTCCGGTCGCCAGGAAACCGGCCGCCAATCGTTTTCCATCGATGCCGCCAATGAATTCGACCCGCTGTTCGAAGATATGTACGACTGGTGCGAGGCCCAGGGCCTGGATCTGGATACCCTGATCCACGAGGAAGGCACGGCGCAGATGGAAATCAACTTCCGGCATGGCGACCCGCTGCAACTGGCCGATCAGGTGCTGGTGTTCAAGCGCACCATGCGTGAAGCAGCCCTCAAACACGACATGACCGCCACCTTTATGGCCAAGCCGATCACCAATGAGCCGGGCAGTGCCATGCACCTGCACCAGAGCATTATTGATCGCAAGACCGGCAAGAACCTGTTTTCCAACCCGGATGGCAGCATGAGCGAGCTGTTCCTGCACCACCTGGGCGGTCTGCAGCGGTATATCCCTGAGGTGCTGCCGTTGTTTGCGCCCAACGTGAACTCCTTCCGTCGCTTCCTGCCGGATACTTCGGCGCCCGTGAATGTGGAATGGGGTGAAGAGAACCGCACCGCCGGGCTGCGGGTGCCGGATTCCGATGCGCAGAACCGGCGGGTGGAAAATCGCCTGCCGGGCGCTGATGCCAACCCTTACATTGCCATTGCCGCCAGCCTGCTGTGTGGCTATCTGGGCATGATCAGCCAGATTCCGCCGTCGCCGCCGGTCAAGGGGCGTGCCTATGAACGCCGCAACCTGCTGTTGCCGCTTACGCTGGAGTCGGCGCTGGAGCGTATGGAGCAGTGCCTGGCAGTACAGGAATATCTGGGCGAGAACTTCTGCCGCGGCTATGTCGCCGTAAAACGCGTCGAGCATGAGAATTACAAGCGGGTGATCAGCTCCTGGGAGCGTGAATTCCTGTTGTTGTCCGTCTGA